The following proteins come from a genomic window of Corallococcus sp. NCRR:
- the glgB gene encoding 1,4-alpha-glucan branching protein GlgB, which produces MRKPADRAQVDAELQRVVELSHPEPHSMLGVHPDGDAVVVRAYRPEAVAIHVLPEFGGKVPMQHRTGGVFEARINGRTEPFSYLLEVEYPGKKVFTLRDPYSFLPTIGEMDLYFAGEGRHERLWERMGAHLIHHNGVKGTSFAVWAPTARGVSVVGDFNGWDGRLHAMRRMGSSGIWELFIPEVGEGTRYKFEIRPGHGGGALLKADPFAFRTETPPATASVVHDLQRYSWGDSAWLEARGKHVDAAHHPWSVYEVHLGSWRRVVEDGDRPMTYRELAPELSRYVKELGFTHVELLPVSEHPYGGSWGYQVGGYYAPTSRFGHPDDFRYLVDYLHQEGIGIIVDWVPGHFPRDSHALGQFDGTALYEHADPRQGSQPDWGTLVFNFGRNEVRNFLIANALFWLEEYHVDGLRVDAVASMLYLDYSRKHGEWVPNRWGGRENEEAIQFLRELNDTIRRKHPGVVVIAEESTAWPKVSQPVSEGGLGFHFKWNMGWMHDTLSYFSKDAVYRQFHHNQLTFGLLYAFSEHFMLPLSHDEVVHGKGSLYGRMPGDAWQKRANLRALFAWMWAHPGKKLLFMGGEFGQPSEWNHDKSLDWHLLNDPGHKGIQKLVGDLNRVYRDVPALYDSDSEPVGFQWLQPDASAANVLAFVRRSRTPGRHVVCVANMSPVPREDYRVGFPLHGRYVELVNTDAGEYGGSGMGNRGQVHTEPTGWDGQPASATLTLPPLSVVWFTPG; this is translated from the coding sequence GTGAGGAAGCCTGCGGACAGAGCACAGGTGGACGCGGAGCTGCAACGTGTGGTGGAGCTGAGCCACCCGGAGCCCCACTCCATGTTGGGCGTCCACCCGGACGGCGACGCGGTGGTGGTGCGCGCCTACCGCCCGGAGGCCGTGGCCATCCACGTGCTGCCGGAGTTCGGCGGCAAGGTACCCATGCAGCACCGCACCGGCGGCGTCTTCGAGGCGCGCATCAACGGCCGCACGGAGCCCTTCAGCTACTTGTTGGAGGTGGAGTACCCGGGCAAGAAGGTCTTCACGCTGCGCGACCCGTACAGCTTCCTGCCCACCATCGGGGAGATGGACCTGTACTTCGCCGGCGAGGGCCGCCACGAGCGGCTCTGGGAGCGCATGGGCGCGCACCTCATCCACCACAACGGCGTGAAGGGCACGTCGTTCGCGGTCTGGGCGCCCACCGCCCGGGGCGTGTCCGTGGTGGGTGACTTCAACGGCTGGGACGGCCGCCTGCACGCCATGCGGCGCATGGGGTCCTCCGGCATCTGGGAGCTGTTCATCCCGGAGGTCGGCGAGGGCACCCGCTATAAGTTCGAGATCCGCCCCGGCCACGGCGGCGGCGCGCTGCTCAAGGCGGACCCCTTCGCCTTCCGCACGGAGACGCCGCCCGCCACCGCGTCCGTGGTGCATGACCTGCAGCGCTACTCCTGGGGCGACAGCGCGTGGTTGGAGGCGCGCGGGAAGCACGTGGACGCGGCCCACCACCCGTGGAGTGTCTACGAGGTCCACCTGGGCAGCTGGCGCCGCGTGGTGGAGGACGGCGACCGGCCCATGACCTACCGTGAGCTGGCGCCGGAGCTGTCGCGCTACGTGAAGGAGCTGGGCTTCACGCACGTGGAGCTGTTGCCCGTGTCGGAGCACCCCTACGGCGGCTCCTGGGGCTATCAGGTCGGCGGCTACTACGCGCCCACCTCGCGCTTCGGGCACCCGGACGACTTCCGCTACCTGGTGGACTACCTGCACCAGGAGGGCATCGGCATCATCGTGGACTGGGTGCCGGGCCACTTCCCGCGTGACAGCCACGCGCTGGGCCAGTTCGACGGCACGGCCCTCTACGAGCATGCGGACCCGCGCCAGGGCTCGCAGCCGGACTGGGGAACGCTCGTCTTCAACTTCGGCCGCAACGAGGTGCGCAACTTCCTCATCGCCAACGCGCTCTTCTGGCTGGAGGAGTACCACGTGGACGGGCTGCGCGTGGACGCGGTGGCCTCCATGCTCTACCTGGACTACAGCCGGAAGCACGGCGAGTGGGTCCCCAACCGCTGGGGTGGCCGCGAGAACGAAGAGGCGATCCAGTTCCTGCGCGAGCTCAACGACACCATCCGCCGCAAGCACCCGGGCGTCGTGGTCATCGCGGAGGAGTCCACCGCGTGGCCCAAGGTGTCCCAGCCCGTCAGCGAGGGCGGCCTGGGCTTCCACTTCAAGTGGAACATGGGCTGGATGCACGACACGCTGTCGTACTTCTCCAAGGACGCCGTCTACCGGCAGTTCCACCACAACCAGCTCACCTTCGGCCTGCTGTACGCGTTCAGCGAGCACTTCATGCTGCCCTTGAGCCACGACGAGGTGGTGCACGGCAAGGGCAGCCTCTACGGGCGCATGCCGGGCGACGCGTGGCAGAAGCGCGCCAACCTGCGCGCGCTGTTCGCGTGGATGTGGGCCCACCCTGGCAAGAAGCTGCTCTTCATGGGCGGCGAGTTCGGCCAGCCGTCGGAGTGGAACCACGACAAGAGCCTGGACTGGCACCTGCTCAATGATCCGGGCCACAAGGGCATCCAGAAGCTGGTGGGCGATTTGAACCGCGTCTATCGCGACGTGCCCGCGCTGTACGACTCGGACAGCGAGCCCGTGGGCTTCCAGTGGCTGCAGCCGGACGCGTCCGCGGCGAACGTGCTGGCCTTCGTGCGCCGCTCGCGCACGCCCGGCCGTCACGTGGTGTGCGTGGCCAACATGTCGCCGGTGCCCCGCGAGGATTATCGCGTGGGCTTCCCGCTCCACGGCCGTTATGTGGAGCTCGTCAACACCGACGCCGGGGAGTACGGCGGCAGCGGCATGGGCAACCGGGGCCAGGTGCACACGGAGCCAACGGGATGGGACGGGCAGCCCGCCTCCGCGACGCTCACCCTGCCCCCGCTGTCGGTGGTGTGGTTCACGCCGGGGTAG
- a CDS encoding PilZ domain-containing protein, translating into MTLQMTSPIDRRAFPRIHAPLYSRPARMKVGDKKQVLDVSLGGARIYSDEPQDVGSRLDLELFLPDGSSLECTARIVWAIKLPKDAVARFEVGLSFLDVPEPVLARLKTVLVSDEG; encoded by the coding sequence GTGACACTCCAGATGACCTCTCCCATTGATCGCCGCGCTTTTCCTCGCATCCACGCGCCCCTCTACTCGCGCCCCGCGCGCATGAAGGTGGGCGACAAGAAGCAGGTGCTCGACGTCAGCCTCGGGGGCGCGCGCATCTACTCGGATGAGCCGCAGGACGTGGGCTCGCGCCTGGATCTGGAGCTGTTCCTTCCGGACGGTAGCTCGCTGGAATGTACGGCGCGCATCGTCTGGGCCATCAAGTTACCCAAGGACGCCGTGGCCCGCTTCGAGGTGGGCCTGTCCTTCCTCGACGTGCCAGAGCCCGTCCTGGCACGTCTGAAGACCGTGCTCGTCTCCGACGAGGGCTGA
- a CDS encoding biliverdin-producing heme oxygenase has translation MSTVQGMIRWGGIERSARDKRLSSASTAPAGLPSTQRLSLRLEEGTGIARRQAEQSTFLEALFHGSWNGGVYGQFVRARHYANHLRQLHVIYEALESVLPALKDGPLTRVLRLPELRRASALLADLDWFCGDTRTKPFACAETRLHAERIREVAAVAPHLLIAHAWARCVQDLYTAPRRSELIARAFDLENGRGTAFYNAVSATELLAFQGRLVARLDEVSLTEGEAQEVVQEARLAFRIQSLICDELARDAPELDGLGGTPG, from the coding sequence GTGAGCACCGTCCAGGGGATGATCCGCTGGGGCGGCATCGAGCGCTCCGCGAGGGACAAGCGCCTGTCGTCCGCGTCCACGGCCCCCGCGGGCCTTCCGTCCACGCAGCGGCTGTCGCTGCGGCTGGAGGAGGGGACGGGGATCGCCCGGCGCCAGGCGGAGCAGTCCACGTTCCTGGAGGCGCTCTTCCACGGCTCGTGGAACGGCGGCGTCTATGGTCAGTTCGTGCGGGCGCGGCACTACGCGAACCACCTGCGCCAACTGCACGTCATCTACGAGGCGCTGGAGTCCGTGCTGCCGGCACTGAAGGACGGCCCGCTCACGCGCGTGCTGCGGCTGCCGGAGCTGCGGCGGGCCTCCGCGCTGCTGGCGGACCTGGACTGGTTCTGCGGCGACACGCGTACGAAGCCCTTCGCCTGCGCGGAGACGCGGCTGCACGCCGAGCGGATCCGCGAGGTGGCGGCCGTGGCCCCGCACCTGCTCATCGCCCATGCCTGGGCCCGCTGCGTCCAGGACCTCTACACCGCGCCCCGGCGCTCGGAGCTCATCGCGCGGGCGTTCGATCTGGAGAACGGCCGGGGCACGGCCTTCTACAACGCGGTGTCCGCCACGGAACTGCTCGCCTTCCAGGGCCGGCTCGTGGCCCGCCTGGACGAGGTGTCGCTGACGGAAGGGGAGGCCCAGGAAGTGGTGCAGGAGGCGCGGCTGGCCTTCCGCATCCAATCGCTCATCTGCGACGAGTTGGCCCGGGACGCGCCGGAGCTGGATGGGCTGGGCGGTACCCCTGGGTAG
- a CDS encoding phosphotransferase: MTPLDLTKLPDFLKAQRWFAGKAWPIKSVSVVDHVTMELGTCSFTLAIIEVVYELGNPERYQLQARQTPEGLVSALEDDDCVRAVFNLAREGKQVASGSGRVVGEWIASTDSGVALPEPLTVRRLNVEQSNTSLVLGERVIVKIIRKLEAGVNPEYEVGRFLATKTDFRATPQLVGALNLEGPAGATLAVAHRFVPDAVDGWKYTLERLRQEKALSERFLGDMRELGARLGELHKAFASAGPDDLAFSPEPLLQEDLQRWSASIVGELGVTLADAGRLHADLESKRDGLIAYAKRLAQVAPSGQKIRIHGDLHLGQVLRSDNQWLFFDFEGEPSRSFTARREKYSALRDVAGMIRSFDYAEATVALEGGQPRGRVGPTRDAFLEGYRQATRGAAFLPDSDEAFNVMLRAFELEKLLYEVRYELANRPDWVRIPVEALLRMEDAQ; encoded by the coding sequence GTGACCCCCCTGGACCTGACCAAGCTGCCCGACTTCCTCAAGGCCCAACGTTGGTTCGCGGGCAAGGCCTGGCCCATCAAGAGCGTCAGCGTGGTGGACCACGTGACCATGGAGCTGGGCACCTGCTCCTTCACCCTGGCCATCATCGAGGTCGTCTACGAGTTGGGGAACCCGGAGCGCTACCAGCTCCAGGCCCGGCAGACGCCGGAGGGCCTGGTCAGCGCGCTGGAGGACGACGACTGCGTGCGCGCCGTCTTCAACCTGGCGCGCGAGGGCAAGCAGGTGGCCTCCGGCTCCGGCCGCGTGGTGGGTGAATGGATCGCCTCCACGGACAGCGGCGTGGCGCTGCCGGAGCCGCTCACCGTGCGCCGGCTCAACGTGGAGCAGAGCAACACCTCGCTGGTGCTGGGCGAGCGGGTCATCGTCAAGATCATCCGCAAGCTGGAGGCCGGCGTGAACCCCGAATACGAGGTGGGCCGCTTCCTCGCCACGAAGACGGACTTCCGCGCGACGCCGCAGCTGGTGGGCGCGCTGAACCTGGAGGGCCCCGCCGGCGCGACGCTCGCGGTGGCGCACCGCTTCGTGCCGGACGCCGTGGACGGCTGGAAGTACACGCTGGAGCGGCTGCGCCAGGAGAAGGCGCTCTCCGAGCGCTTCCTCGGGGACATGCGCGAGCTGGGCGCGCGGCTGGGCGAATTGCACAAGGCGTTCGCCTCCGCGGGGCCGGACGACCTGGCGTTCTCCCCGGAGCCGCTGCTCCAGGAGGACCTGCAGCGCTGGAGCGCGTCCATCGTGGGCGAGCTGGGCGTGACGCTGGCGGACGCCGGGCGGCTGCACGCGGACCTGGAGTCCAAGCGCGACGGGCTCATCGCGTACGCGAAGCGGCTGGCGCAGGTGGCGCCCTCCGGCCAGAAGATCCGCATCCACGGTGACCTGCACCTGGGCCAGGTGCTGCGTTCGGACAACCAGTGGCTGTTCTTCGACTTCGAGGGCGAGCCGTCCCGCTCGTTCACCGCGCGCCGGGAGAAGTACAGCGCGCTGCGCGACGTGGCGGGGATGATCCGCTCGTTCGACTACGCGGAGGCCACCGTGGCGCTGGAGGGCGGCCAGCCGCGCGGGCGCGTGGGCCCCACCCGCGACGCGTTCCTGGAGGGCTACCGCCAGGCGACGCGCGGCGCGGCCTTCCTGCCCGACAGCGATGAGGCCTTCAACGTGATGTTGCGCGCCTTCGAACTGGAAAAGCTGTTGTACGAAGTGCGCTACGAACTCGCCAACCGGCCGGACTGGGTGCGCATCCCCGTCGAGGCCCTGTTGCGGATGGAGGATGCCCAGTGA
- the treS gene encoding maltose alpha-D-glucosyltransferase, which yields MDLDPLWYKKALIYELHIRAFHDSNGDGHGDIPGLIEKLPYLQELGVDCLWLLPHYPSPLRDDGYDIADYYGIHPDYGTLADFQRLVEEAHKRGLRIIIELVVNHTSDQHPWFQEARRDPNSPKRNWYVWSDTDESYKGARIIFTDTERSNWTWDPVAKQYFWHRFFSHQPDLNYDNPEVQEAMLDVMRFWLNMGVDGFRCDAVPYLFEREGTNCENLPETHAFLKRLRKTIDSEYQGKVLLAEANQWPADVRVYFGEGDEFHMGFHFPVMPRLFMAVRREDRTPIVEIMQQTPDIPESCQWAIFLRNHDELTLEMVTDEDRDYMYREYATDPRMRINLGIRRRLAPLMDNGRRRIELMHSLLFTLPGTPVLYYGDEIGMGDNIYLGDRNGVRTPMQWTGDRNAGFSRADYARLFAPVIADPVYGYQSINVEAQERQKSSLLQWVKRMIGIRQRYPVFAMGSLRFLTTENRKVLAFVREWEGQTVLVVCNLSRFAQPGVLDLREFEGSIPVELIGETPFPRISDLPYQLSMGPYMFLWFRLDKPLQAKE from the coding sequence ATGGACCTGGATCCGCTTTGGTACAAAAAAGCGCTCATCTACGAGCTGCACATCCGCGCATTCCACGACTCCAACGGGGACGGCCACGGGGACATCCCGGGCCTGATTGAAAAGCTGCCGTACCTCCAGGAGCTGGGCGTGGACTGCCTGTGGCTCCTGCCGCACTACCCGTCCCCGCTGCGCGACGACGGCTACGACATCGCGGACTACTACGGCATCCACCCGGACTACGGCACGCTGGCGGACTTCCAGCGGCTGGTGGAAGAGGCGCACAAGCGCGGCCTGCGCATCATCATCGAGCTGGTGGTGAACCACACCAGCGACCAGCACCCCTGGTTCCAGGAGGCGCGGCGCGACCCCAACAGCCCCAAGCGCAACTGGTACGTCTGGAGCGACACGGACGAGTCCTACAAGGGCGCGCGCATCATCTTCACCGACACGGAGCGCTCCAACTGGACGTGGGATCCGGTGGCCAAGCAGTACTTCTGGCACCGCTTCTTCAGCCACCAGCCGGACCTGAACTACGACAACCCCGAAGTGCAGGAAGCCATGCTGGACGTCATGCGCTTCTGGCTCAACATGGGCGTGGACGGGTTCCGCTGTGACGCCGTGCCCTACCTCTTCGAGCGCGAGGGCACCAACTGCGAGAACCTCCCAGAGACGCACGCGTTCCTCAAGCGCCTGCGCAAAACCATCGACTCCGAGTACCAGGGCAAGGTGCTGCTCGCGGAGGCGAACCAGTGGCCCGCCGACGTGCGCGTGTACTTCGGCGAGGGCGACGAGTTCCACATGGGCTTCCACTTCCCGGTGATGCCCCGCCTCTTCATGGCGGTGCGCCGCGAGGACCGCACGCCCATCGTCGAAATCATGCAGCAGACGCCGGACATCCCGGAGTCCTGCCAGTGGGCCATCTTCCTGCGCAACCACGATGAGCTGACGCTGGAGATGGTGACGGACGAGGACCGGGACTACATGTACCGGGAGTACGCCACCGACCCGCGCATGCGCATCAACCTGGGCATCCGCCGCCGCCTGGCGCCGCTGATGGACAACGGCCGCCGGCGCATCGAGCTGATGCACAGCCTGCTCTTCACCCTGCCCGGCACGCCGGTCCTCTACTACGGGGACGAGATTGGCATGGGCGACAACATCTACCTGGGCGACCGCAACGGCGTGCGCACGCCCATGCAGTGGACCGGCGACCGCAACGCGGGCTTCAGCCGCGCGGACTACGCGCGCCTCTTCGCGCCCGTCATCGCGGACCCCGTCTACGGCTACCAGTCCATCAACGTGGAGGCCCAGGAGCGGCAGAAGTCCAGCCTGCTGCAGTGGGTGAAGCGGATGATTGGCATCCGCCAGCGCTACCCCGTGTTCGCCATGGGCTCCTTGCGCTTCCTCACCACGGAGAACCGCAAGGTGCTGGCCTTCGTGCGCGAATGGGAGGGCCAGACGGTGCTCGTCGTCTGCAACCTGTCGCGCTTCGCGCAGCCGGGCGTGCTGGACCTGCGCGAGTTCGAAGGCAGCATCCCCGTGGAGTTGATTGGAGAGACGCCGTTCCCCCGCATCAGCGACCTGCCCTATCAGCTGTCGATGGGGCCCTACATGTTCCTGTGGTTCCGGTTGGACAAGCCGCTGCAGGCGAAGGAGTAA
- a CDS encoding aldo/keto reductase, protein MAAAAKRKLGTTGLEVFPLCLGGNVFGWTADEATSFAVLDAFVEGGGNFVDTADVYSRWVPGHVGGESETVLGRWIASRKAKDRLVVATKVGAETALGKGLTREHIEKSVDASLRRLGVERIDLYYAHYDDPNTPFEETLRAFDALVKAGKVKALGLSNHTAERAQAALDTQKKLGLARYQVIQPEYNLVERPKFEGALQQVSGKEGLAVAPYFGLAAGFLTGKYQEGQPAPASPRAGNVLKKYGNAKGWGVVAALKQVAERRGATPSQVALAWLATRPTVEAPIASATSVPQVKELLGAFSLKLEADDLRELDRASSS, encoded by the coding sequence ATGGCGGCAGCAGCGAAGCGGAAGCTGGGAACGACGGGCCTGGAGGTGTTCCCGCTGTGTCTGGGCGGGAACGTCTTCGGCTGGACGGCGGACGAGGCGACCTCGTTCGCCGTGCTCGACGCGTTCGTGGAGGGCGGCGGCAACTTCGTGGACACTGCGGACGTGTACTCGCGGTGGGTCCCCGGCCACGTGGGCGGCGAATCGGAGACGGTGCTCGGCAGGTGGATCGCCTCGCGCAAGGCGAAGGACCGCCTGGTGGTGGCCACGAAGGTCGGCGCGGAGACGGCGCTGGGCAAGGGCCTCACGCGCGAGCACATCGAGAAGAGCGTGGACGCGTCCCTGCGCCGCCTGGGCGTGGAGCGCATCGACCTGTACTACGCGCACTACGACGACCCAAACACGCCCTTCGAGGAGACGCTGCGCGCCTTCGACGCGCTGGTGAAGGCGGGCAAAGTGAAGGCGCTGGGCCTGAGCAACCACACCGCGGAGCGCGCGCAAGCGGCGCTGGACACGCAGAAGAAGCTGGGGCTTGCGCGCTACCAGGTGATTCAACCGGAGTACAACCTGGTGGAGCGCCCGAAGTTCGAGGGCGCGCTCCAGCAGGTGAGTGGGAAGGAAGGCCTGGCCGTGGCGCCCTACTTCGGGCTCGCTGCGGGCTTCCTCACCGGCAAGTACCAGGAGGGGCAGCCGGCGCCGGCGTCACCGCGCGCGGGCAACGTGCTCAAGAAGTACGGCAACGCGAAGGGCTGGGGCGTCGTCGCCGCGCTGAAGCAGGTGGCGGAGCGCCGGGGGGCCACGCCGTCGCAGGTGGCGCTCGCGTGGCTCGCGACGCGGCCCACGGTGGAGGCCCCCATCGCCAGCGCCACGTCCGTGCCGCAGGTGAAGGAGTTGCTCGGGGCCTTCTCCCTGAAGCTGGAGGCGGACGACCTGCGCGAGCTGGACCGCGCGTCGTCGAGCTAG